A genomic segment from Cryptococcus gattii WM276 chromosome J, complete sequence encodes:
- a CDS encoding vacuole protein, putative (Similar to TIGR gene model, INSD accession AAW46057.1), whose amino-acid sequence MCCEAEWKREVVPDHKFDFINVKEFHKGDIWTRIKYILRYVFLLKSVAVYALDIFTAVTMVSSDHWTNAITSKCDSDCVVDVQFKIAKWVFVGCIIFSFLLLGYETYKAKKVIDSRDISYAFTNLLANDYYSFRSYDNFCLFCQIESSSKKKDDLAFFIFFTFKGWKRLLLADGPRQSINALLLYSFAAANNFQTTDIPAYWDNSPITALLLFSMIFTVLVFAGSLLLLIVAAITYIPLLCYIQGNLKEYVCHKIDKRIAELIKKKQRQRIARAAAIDKKRVLAGVAGAGAGTGRRTSMNGGSDLDGYGYGNTPQPTLPQVSLDDEDYQDDIKLRAKIKAESAGMNFPFSIPPPSNGYPPAPPAMGEYGLSLEYGSSTSLSTSMPRIDNSYYHYYPTQTLYSRSTNIPPVRPLLVGVTLRSS is encoded by the exons ATGTGCTGTGAGGCTGAGTGGAAGCGGGAGGTTGTTCCCGACCACAAG TTTGATTTCATCAACGTAAAGGAGTTTCATAAAGGCGACATATGGACGAGGATCAA GTATATCCTTCGATATGTCTTTCTGTTGAAATCGGTGGCAGTCTATGCTTTGGACATCTTTACTGCCGTCACTATGGTCTCTTCCGATCAC TGGACAAATGCCATCACCTCCAAATGCGACAGTGACTGTGTGGTGGATGTCCAATTCAAGATTGCCAAATGGGTATTTGTCGGATGCAtcatcttttccttcctcttaCTTGGATACGAGACATACAAGGCGAAAAAGGTCATCGATTCTAGGGATATCTCGTATGCTTTTACCAACTTGCTGGCGAATGACTATTATTCTTTTC GATCATACGACAATTTTTGCCTCTTTTGTCAAATTGAATCATCGTCAAAGAAAAAGGACGACCTTGCGtttttcatctttttcaCTTTTAAAG GCTGGAAACGGCTACTCCTGGCCGACGGTCCCCGCCAATCCATCAACGCTCTCCTTCTCTACTCTTTCGCCGCCGCCAACAATTTCCAAACAACCGACATTCCAGCTTACTGGGACAACTCGCCCATCACcgccctcctcctcttctccatgATCTTCACCGTCCTCGTATTTGCAGgctctctcctcctcctcatcgTCGCTGCCATCACCTACATTCCTCTTCTTTGCTATATCCAAGGCAACTTGAAAGAATACGTTTGTCACAAAATAGATAAACGGATAGCCGAGttgatcaagaagaagcagaggcAGAGGATTGCGAGAGCTGCTGCGATTGACAAGAAGCGGGTGTTGGCCGGTGTGGCTGGTGCAGGCGCCGGCACGGGCCGAAGGACATCAATGAACGGGGGGTCTGATTTGGATGGTTATGGGTATGGAAACACGCCTCAGCCGACGTTACCCCAAGTCTCACTCGATGATGAAGATTATCAAGATGATATCAAGTTGCGAGCCAAGATCAAAGCTGAGAGCGCCGGCATGAATTTCCCATTTTCCATACCGCCTCCTTCAAACGGGTATCCCCCTGCGCCTCCCGCTATGGGAGAGTATGGACTGTCTCTGGAATACGGCAGTTCAACGAGTTTG TCAACATCAATGCCGAGAATCGACAACAGCTACTACCATTACTACCCCACTCAAACTCTATACAGTCGATCAACCAATATACCCCCGGTGCGACCTCTTCTGGTAGGTGTCACCCTACGATCGTCATGA
- a CDS encoding uncharacterized protein (Similar to TIGR gene model, INSD accession AAW46414.1) has product MQASTPSPTTIQTPTLSFPNTPQMDETPKTAVLRTPRAAFDGGEVRIEGSVSGSERGSIDMGTVNGERKDKGKERAVESAEDEDEDTSGFDMELLGRLQSRVNELEASGKTGDEWMQRNELLGMVKTLLPLTLNHLPFLQERLAAQKSTIATMQQQAKVSEQLMATERERHAVERESWHKEMRAVMVSKEEEKVSSKRKVLDLDVGYHKELEAANKRLEMDNRLMAPRLVDTQRQIDRLVNELRLLRPHVILNTQALTSKPTESSPATSAPPVFLPQYMPQLENSKESHRSSRATMGDARTEHLLLAAKAIRRMRKNNGRLGRLTMGELKKAGVVGPEGGMGYKEGYGEQPMSDVEEDASEEEPEESLIGQRASGLVLKGKSKSQGTPLLPRAKRSTKKNAQSASISTIPETPSKPRAAGKPTLPQTTPGGSNFNDLLRAAEMATRPSSPVHGEPILSTLSATRSTTRPRPDSSDTERGSPKRRRGAVWESGESHKTHQHSASAGSASALDLLAQASQLDVASSTAPSSVVQSSPAVPLASSTPQFGGLLEKDSSPRSHGSSLGAPIDLTPQNRTMANVHARAHPASDDFIVDPSLQTPTHRMRGSSTTSESLTPARGYASSQLYPTPGGELDERLPPASASSSAINPTSTLGVISEGGGPGTGNGSFASPSGKVVPGLGRYWHYTSEMPIKRVRSPYLKWTVEEDELLARAVAIHGEKWDLVSKGVPTRSYHQVRQRWLRKTGAFDKKNQAAKAEREAKAESASGAKSSSAEGEV; this is encoded by the exons ATGCAAGCCTCAACACCATCGCCGACAACCATACAGACACCGACGCTGTCTTTCCCTAATACCCCACAGATGGACGAAACCCCAAAGACGGCCGTTTTGCGTACTCCTAGAGCAGCTTTCGATGGTGGTGAAGTCAGAATAGAAGGAAGCGTCTCCGGGAGCGAAAGAGGAAGCATTGATATGGGTACAGTGAACggagaaaggaaagacaagggaaaggaaagagcAGTTGAGAGTGcggaagatgaggatgaagataCGAGTGGATTCGATATGGAACTACTCGGAAGATTACAGTCAAGAGTGAACGAGTTGGAGGCAAGTGGAAAGACTGGGGATGAATGGATGCAAAGGAATGAGTTACTGGGAATG GTCAAGACGCTTTTGCCGCTTACTCTCAATCACTTACCGTTTCTGCAAGAGCGTCTAGCAGCACAGAAAAGCACCATCGCTACCATGCAGCAGCAGGCGAAAGTTTCGGAGCAACTCATGGCTACCGAGCGAGAACGACATGCTGTCGAGAGAGAATCATGGCATAAGGAGATGCGGGCAGTTATGGTTTcaaaggaggaggaaaaagTCTCAAGCAAGCGAAAAGTATTGGATCTGGATGTTGGTTATCACAAGGAGCTCGAAGCGGCGAACAAGAGATTGGAAATGGACAATAGGCTGATGGCACCTAGA TTGGTTGACACCCAAAGACAAATTGACCGACTTGTCAATGAACTCCGTCTTCTCCGACCGCACGTCATTCTTAATACCCAAGCTCTTACTTCCAAGCCTACGGAATCATCGCCCGCAACTTCCGCGCCACCCGTTTTCCTCCCTCAATACATGCCTCAGCTCGAAAACAGCAAGGAGTCCCATCGATCTAGCCGCGCGACTATGGGGGACGCCAGAACAGAACATCTTCTATTAGCTGCCAAAGCTATTCGACGCATGCGCAAGAACAACGGCCGATTAGGCCGTTTAACCATGGGCGAGCTGAAGAAGGCCGGTGTTGTCGGTCCAGAGGGCGGCATGGGCTACAAGGAAGGCTACGGCGAGCAACCGATGTCGGATGTCGAGGAGGATGCTAGCGAGGAGGAGCCGGAAGAGTCTCTCATCGGCCAACGAGCTAGCGGATTGGTACTCAAGGGTAAAAGCAAATCTCAGGGCACACCACTTCTCCCTCGTGCCAAGCGAAGTACCAAGAAGAATGCTCAAAGTGCCAGTATAAGCACCATCCCCGAAACTCCCTCCAAACCCCGTGCAGCCGGGAAGCCAACCTTACCCCAAACGACGCCTGGTGGTAGCAACTTTAATGACCTCCTTCGTGCTGCCGAGATGGCGACTCGTCCAAGCTCACCTGTACACGGAGAACCCATCTTATCGACTCTTTCTGCTACAAGAAGTACAACCCGTCCAAGACCTGATAGTAGTGATACCGAGCGAGGGAGTCCGAAGAGACGGCGAGGTGCTGTGTGGGAAAGTGGCGAGTCTCATAAGACGCATCAGCATTCGGCTTCAGCAGGCTCAGCTTCCGCCCTGGACCTATTAGCTCAAGCAAGTCAGCTTGATGTTGCTAGTTCTACTGCTCCTAGCTCCGTCGTGCAAAGCAGTCCCGCCGTTCCTCTCGCATCTTCTACTCCCCAATTTGGCGGATTACTCGAGAAGGACTCTAGTCCAAGAAGCCATGGTTCAAGTTTGGGCGCACCTATCGACCTCACTCCTCAAAATCGGACAATGGCTAACGTCCATGCCAGGGCCCACCCTGCATCAGACGACTTCATTGTTGACCCTTCATTGCAAACCCCCACCCACCGCATGCGAGGTTCATCTACAACCTCTGAGTCCCTTACTCCTGCCAGAGGCTACGCTTCCAGTCAACTTTATCCTACTCCCGGCGGTGAGCTTGATGAGCGGTTACCTCCTGCAAGcgcctcttcctctgcgATAAATCCTACATCTACTCTCGGCGTTATATCTGAGGGCGGTGGCCCAGGCACTGGAAACGGAAGTTTTGCGAGTCCCTCTGGCAAGGTCGTACCTGGCCTTGGCAGGTACTGGCACTACACTAGCGAAATGCCGATCAAGAGGGTTAGGTCGCCCTATTTGAAGTGGACTGTAGAAGAGGATGAACTACTGGCCAGAGCCGTAGCGATACACGGTGAAAAGTGGGATTTGGTGAGTAAAGGTGTACCTACGAGAAGTTATCATCAGGTTCGACAAAG ATGGTTAAGAAAGACTGGAGCCTTTGATAAGAAGAATCAAGCTGCCAAAGCGGAACGAGAAGCCAAGGCTGAAAGCGCTAGCGGAGCCAAATCTTCAAGCGCAGAGGGAGAGGTGTAG
- a CDS encoding cytoplasm protein, putative (Similar to TIGR gene model, INSD accession AAW46058.1), with the protein MSLPLYTKIIRGKAIAQGPEYGSRLRLGAGTGQIGDETEDLADLLSQVLKAHPEATALSAGAILSTYQRLRIEHVCGRLGLTSLSFLWQSEQSGLLDRMLSSGVEAVIMKVAGVGLGENVVGKQLGQIRPLLAKLESQYGSHPAGEGGEYETLTLSTPLFSHRLKLVKTNTIVTDPEPYTVAYLKVEEAVLEPKEGWVKPTVEGLRGMLGLEEEDVGMEGLDEEGKERLEELGEREVEAVPEEAREVGEWSGGDMGGGKVQFVKKKRWFTASVQGVTLPSEDVGQELEKCFNAISSKLQSENLSLPLHSTHITLLLSSMSLFVPANEKYKTYFGTSPPSRATVAVPLLSGRVRVEVIGFDDTPSSSSSDEGGRRGQVGNRSALHVQGLSYWAPANIGPYSQAVLVASRLHIAGQIPLIPASLTLPLVPAYPKSAYPHQATLALQHVGRIVQALRSRNATGGGWEGWVEGGVGWWAKSGDGKSGDGVGVVRDAWRIWTRRNGGEGAPIAFVQAKELPKGALVEYQVNLHTGRRDYTMHDEKEEDDEDEEELEPVYESGRGQGVWWESCHTNGKVQRGSRGLVFVQDMDAFANLSQHVQSETKLGCLLCKAVSIRVYHLAHLDPARLSSAVRSLGGVCTLIPVFSVHDRDGESVQVALEVFGV; encoded by the exons ATGTCCCTCCCACTGTACACCAAGATCATCCGGGGGAAAGCTATTGCTCAAGGACCGGAATACGGTTCCCGTCTCCGTCTGGGGGCTGGTACCGGCCAAATCGGAGACGAGACTGAGGATCTTGCCGATTTGTTATCTCAAGTTTTAAAAGCCCACCCAGAGGCGACGGCGTTATCGGCGGGCGCGATTTTATCGACGTATCAGCGATTACGGATCGAACATGTCTGCGGACGACTAGGTCTGACGAGTTTAAGTTTTCTGTGGCAGAGTGAGCAGTCGGGTTTACTTGACCGGATGTTGAGCAGCGGGGTTGAAGCGGTTATCATGAAAGTTGCCGGGGTGGGGTTGGGGGAGAATGTGGTAGGCAAGCAGTTGGGCCAGATTCGGCCGCTGTTGGCGAAACTTGAGTCGCAGTATGGTTCACACCCCGCCGGAGAGGGGGGAGAGTATGAGACGTTGACGCTGTCGACACCGTTATTCTCGCATCGGCTAAAATTGGTCAAGACGAATACGATCGTGACGGATCCGGAACCGTATACGGTTGCGTACCTAAAAGTGGAAGAGGCGGTATTGGAACCAAAGGAGGGATGGGTGAAGCCTACAGTGGAGGGGTTGAGGGGGATGTTGgggttggaagaagaggatgtggggatggaggggctggatgaggagggaaaagagAGGCTGGAGGAGTTGGGCGAAAGAGAGGTGGAAGCGGTGCCGGAAGAGGCTCGAGAAGTGGGAGAATGGAGTGGAGGAGATATGGGAGGGGGAAAAGTGCAGTTTgtgaaaaagaagaggtggtTCACCGCCAGCGTGCAAGGTGTTACCCTCCCCTCTGAAGATGTAGGCCAAGAACTTGAAAAATGTTTCAACGCCATTTCCT CCAAACTCCAATCCGAAAACCTTTCACTTCCCCTGCACTCGACCCACAtcaccctcctcctctcctccatGTCCCTCTTCGTCCCCGCCAACGAAAAGTACAAGACTTATTTCGGTACAAGTCCTCCTTCCCGTGCGACTGTTGCTGTGCCCCTTTTATCTGGGCGGGTAAGAGTAGAGGTCATCGGGTTTGACGATaccccttcttcttcttcttccgacGAGGGAGGTAGACGAGGTCAAGTAGGGAATCGGTCTGCGCTCCACGTCCAAGGACTCAGTTACTGGGCACCCGCGAACATTGGTCCTTATTCCCAAGCTGTGCTCGTTGCCTCGCGTCTCCATATCGCGGGCCAAATCCCCCTTATCCCCGCGTCCCTCACTCTCCCGCTCGTGCCGGCTTACCCGAAATCCGCGTACCCTCACCAGGCGACGCTGGCGTTGCAGCATGTAGGGAGGATAGTGCAAGCGCTGAGGAGCCGGAATGCGACGGGCGGTGGGTGGGAAGGGTGGGTAGAAGGTGGGGTGGGGTGGTGGGCGAAGAGCGGGGATGGGAAGAGTGGGGATGGAGTGGGGGTTGTGAGAGATGCATGGAGAATATGGACACGACGT AATGGAGGGGAAGGTGCACCGATCGCGTTTGTCCAGGCGAAAGAATTACCCAAGGGGGCGTTGGTAGAGTATCAGGTGAATCTGCATACTGGACGACGGGACTATACTATGCATGAcgagaaagaagaagatgatgaggatgaggaggagcTTGAGCCTGTGTATGAGAGTGGGAGGGGACAAGGGGTATGGTGGGAAAGCTGTCATACAAATGGAAAGGTACAGCGAGGCAGTCGGGGGTTGGTTTTTGTTCAAG ACATGGATGCATTCGCCAACCTCTCCCAGCACGTACAATCCGAGACGAAACTGGGGTGTTTACTCTGCAAGGCAGTGTCTATACGCGTCTACCACCTGGCCCACCTCGATCCCGCCAGAC TTTCGTCGGCCGTACGGTCACTGGGCGGTGTCTGCACACTGATTCCTGTGTTTTCGGTGCATGACCGAGATGGGGAGAGCGTGCAGGTTGCGCTGGAGGTGTTTGGGGTGTAG
- a CDS encoding uncharacterized protein (Similar to TIGR gene model, INSD accession AAW45219.1): MNEKVFTTVLRSFNGSSAGGKQQTSQPHLAEVTSLGFSEIRPVSSHESQLSAKKTGNQGCQDGMYQGGGEMARLITPGGNAIDTSQPGFPVFHRNAVIDGISRLAALRFVGAAFLLNLYTAQARGVTKPHLVLGIVLGLGGLGQTLAGILEWASGNTYGAVLFNSYGAFWFSFSTFYIPQFGVFAAYAENPAMLENALGLYLCVWGVVTILFIIASQKSSVALLCTLAVLTVDLFTLAAGHFIQSQKCFIAGGVMGIIVAILGAYIGLAGLLTDDFSPFRIPVGDLAPKDN, translated from the exons ATGAACGAAAAGGTCTTCACCACAGTGTTACGATCCTTCAACGGTTCATCCGCCGGAGGCAAACAACAGACTTCGCAGCCCCACTTAGCCGAGGTCACCTCACTTGGATTTTCTGAAATCCGTCCTGTTTCCTCTCACGAGAGCCAGCTGAGCGCAAAAAAGACCGGTAATCAAGGTTGTCAAGATGGCATGTACCAAGGAGGGGGCGAAATGGCTCGGCTCATCACTCCTGGAGGTAATGCGATTGACACTTCACAACCTGGGTTTCCAGTATTCCACCGCAA CGCTGTTATTGACGGAATATCCCGCCTTGCCGCTCTTAGATTTGTAGGCGCAGCATTCCTTTTAAACCTGTATACCGCGCAAGCTCGAGGTGTCACCAAGCCCCACTTGGTTCTCGGTATTGTCCTCGGACTTGGCGGACTAGGGCAAACTCTTGCAGGGATTCTGGAATGGGCATCGGGGAATACGTATGGT GCTGTATTGTTCAACTCGTATGGCGCATTTTGGTTTTCTTTCTCAA CTTTCTATATCCCCCAATTTGGTGTATTCGCAGCCTACGCCGAAAACCCAGCGATGCTAGAAAATGCCTTGGGCCTCTATCTCTGCGTATGGGGTGTAGtcaccatcctcttcatcattgCTAGTCAGAAATCATCGGTGGCATTACTTTGTACTTTGGCGGTTTTGACTGTGGACCTTTTTACCTT GGCGGCGGGGCATTTTATACAGAGCCAGAAATGTTTCATAGCCGGTGGTGTTATGGGTATC ATCGTGGCCATTTTGGGAGCTTATATAGGCCTGGCGGGACTTCTGACGGACGATTTCAGTCCCTTCCGAATTCCTGTTGGGGATTTGGCGCCCAAAGACAATTAG
- a CDS encoding uncharacterized protein (Similar to TIGR gene model, INSD accession AAW45220.1): protein MPGNDSIYYRGTNSQGNSYDSRVDNTTGQTGYHYSNTNGSYYYNNTNGSTYYNSGDGYAKYTSASGQSSNYYGGNAGGGKK from the exons ATGCCCGGCAACGACTCCATCTACTACAGGGGTACGAACTCGCAG GGTAACAGCTATGACAGTCGAGTTGACAACACCACTGGCCAGACAGGCTACCACTACTCCAA CACTAACGGTAGCTATTACTACAACAACACTAACGGCTCTACCTACTACAACAGTG GTGATGGCTACGCCAAGTACACTTCCGCCAGCGGTCAATCAAGCAATTACTACGGTGGCAATGCCGGAGGTGGTAAAAAGTAG
- a CDS encoding alpha-amylase AmyA, putative (Similar to TIGR gene model, INSD accession AAW46412.1), with amino-acid sequence MSVVSKLLSLLPFLAIIQAATSDEWRSRSIYQLITDRFAPPSDDTTCVLGATNYCGGTWQTMISKLDYIQAMGFDAIWISPTALNIEGSTKYGEAYHGYWTADPTRLNPHFGEASDLKALSDAVHDRGMYLMVDIAINALTATSYSLDASALASDADGTLLFKDPSDFHTRCDISWGNHTSEQVCWLVTGDDNGGVALLDLKTESEAVANVLKDWVGGYVSEYGIDGFRIDASKHMSKEFQHDFCEAAGTFCMGEVAGDNIAYAGKYQGADGIDSVCDFGLMYAFVKVFTGGDSMSTLEYYMSLSASSYSDPTIIGTFLDNQDLPRFNSLTSDASLVYNALVGMFMYGGMPIVYYGLEQDISDGPADPQNREALWNYNNYSTDGVTFGRITNLNKIRNGLGGVGKLYNAVATVLAAQDQDIALQREEALIVLTNRGTSGTGSWTINNTQFNNSVHVVELLSCSTSTTDSHGSLTVTWTSGEPFVFVTSDVAARAGLCGALSQSTIATTVSSSPSAFTYITSATTTATVLANVAVTTEGFSSPSSSAASPIFSSSISYDTLVSAANSVSSSNLVVVVAAVSTASTAVTSSGIICRRTRKKVSRRQL; translated from the exons ATGTCTGTCGTTTCGAAactcctctccctcctcccaTTCCTTGCTATCATCCAGGCAGCTACCAGCGACGAATGGCGATCAAGGTCTATCTACCA ACTTATTACTGACCGTTTCGCACCTCCCTCCGATGACACAACATGTGTGCTGGGCGCTACCAACTATTGTGGCGGTACATGGCAAACTATGATCTCAAAGCTCGACTATATCCAAGCTATGGGGTTTGATGCCATCTGGATTAGTCCTACAGCCCTCAACATTGAAGGTAGTACGAAGTATGGCGAAGCTTACCAC GGCTATTGGACAGCGGACCCGACCCGACTCAACCCCCATTTTGGTGAAGCTTCCGACCTTAAAGCCCTCTCCGATGCAGTCCACGACAGGGGAATGTACCTCATGGTAGACATTGCTATCAACGCTCTTACAGCCACTTCTTACTCTCTGGATGCCTCTGCACTCGCTTCTGACGCCGATGGTACTCTTCTCTTCAAGGACCCTTCTGATTTCCACACGCGATGTGACATTAGCTGGGGAAATCACACTTCCGAGCAAGTTTGCTGGCTCGTGACAGGAGATGACAACGGCGGCGTGGCGCTGCTTGATCTCAAAACTGAAAGCGAAGCTGTCGCCAACGTACTCAAGGACTGGGTTGGCGGGTATGTCAGCGAGTACGGAATCGACGGTTTTAGGATTGACGCAAGCAAACATATGAGTAAAGAGTTCCAACACGATTTCTGTGAGGCCGCCGGTACGTTCTGCATGGGTGAAGTCGCAGGTGATAACATTGC GTACGCCGGGAAATACCAAGGTGCTGATGGCATTGATTCTGTTTGTGATTTCGGTCTCATGTACGCCTTTGTCAAGGTCTTTACCGGCGGCGACAGTATGTCCACCCTCGAATACTACATGAGCCTCTCAGCCTCATCCTATTCTGATCCTACAATCATTGGCACATTCCTTGATAACCAAGATCTCCCCCGATTCAATTCCCTCACATCTGATGCATCACTCGTTTACAATGCTCTTGTGGGTATGTTCATGTACGGTGGTATGCCAATTGTGTATTACGGTTTGGAGCAAGACATCTCCGATGGTCCTGCCGACCCTCAGAATAGGGAGGCGCTTTGGAACTACAACAATTATTCAACTGATGGAGTTACCTTTGGGAGGATTACAAACCTTAATAAGATCAGGAATGGGTTGGGCGGCGTTGGCAAGCTGTATAATGCTGTTGCTACAGTTCTGGCCGCCCAGGATCAGGATATTGCACTTCAGCGAGAAGAGGCTTTGATTGTCTTGACTAAT CGAGGCACCTCTGGTACCGGCTCTTGGACTATCAACAACACCCAGTTCAATAACTCTGTTCATGTCGTCGA ACTTCTTTCATGTTCTACTTCTACTACAGACAGCCATGGTTCTCTTACTGTCACATGGACCTCCGGCGAGCCTTTC GTATTCGTTACCTCTGATGTTGCTGCTCGGGCTGGATTATGTGGAGCTTTATCACAGAGCACTATCGCTACCACCgtttcctcatctccctctGCGTTCACCTATATAACTTCtgccaccaccaccgccacTGTACTTGCAAACGTCGCTGTCACTACAGAAGGCTTctcctccccttcttcctctgcgGCAAGCCCAATCTTCTCTTCGAGCATCAGCTATGACACCCTTGTCAGTGCCGCCAACTCCGTCTCTAGCTCCAATTTGGTAGTCGTGGTTGCCGCCGTGTCAACTGCAAGCACCGCTGTGACTTCTAGCGGAATCATTTGTCGCAGGACCAGGAAGAAAGTGAGCAGGAGACAGTTGTAA
- a CDS encoding histone deacetylase, putative (Similar to TIGR gene model, INSD accession AAW46056.1), protein MSEGVPLPPAQEIKPGDTYQIDSEEYDSDQERDNLSDGEYDKLVEEAENGYTDEEMDQYTCQLKENGIINFLRSYLTLTEDGEMRSLRKLLLGFGLVPPLPLRSPGIPDLQLLPFAKAALSRILRRRERLQDISSLDDAVSLLARAKKIIVLSGAGISTSCGIPDFRSSTGLYAQLQDEGKYELDDPQQMFDIRYFREKPEVFYSFAKQIYPSNFVPSPCHRWIKMLEDRGVLLRNYTQNIDTLESLAGVERVLQCHGSFKTASCLRCKQQVPGRTIEPYIMSQEIPYCGSCSEKCAAEREARKAYREKLKKLKAKTKRSGKANEWDDDDEKDDDESGDQWGGGEPGIIKPDITFFGQALDSEFDECLFKDREEVDLLVVIGTSLKVAPVSEVLAHIPHSVPQIFINLTPVYHVHPDISLLGDADSIVTYLSDRLGWPIPPPTVLPTPPTVVGEVKSEGTAFGGQKDEIKLERATHVVLPPDEAQWLTIDEERHFHLLRRKGDPAIQAETRVAAPAPVVPFSPEPEQSSQTQLQSIGNTAEQPLSPSLVPMQVGEAEEGYISDEEDEEDDPPRKRAKVVDSLLGNGSS, encoded by the exons ATGAGTGAGGGAGTTCCTCTGCCACCAGCGCAAGAGATCAAGCCCGGCGACACATATCAGATAGACTCTGAGGAATACGATTCCGATCAAGAACGCGATAATCTGTCCGATGGGGAATATGATAAACTagttgaagaag CGGAGAATGGATATACTGATGAAGAGATGGATCAATATACTTGCCAGCTCAAGGAGAATGGCATTATAAATTTTCTGAGGAGCTATCTAACATTAACGGAGGATGGCGAGATGCGATCGCTTCGAAAACTGTTATTAGGCTTTGGCCTTGTTCCT cctcttcctcttcggTCTCCGGGAATTCCCGACCTCCAATTACTTCCCTTTGCCAAAGCTGCCCTTTCTAGAATTTTACGCAGACGTGAACGTCTTCAAGACATCTCTTCTTTGGATGATGCTGTTTCCTTACTAGCCAGGGCCAAGAAAATCATTGTGCTCTCTGGGGCTGGAATCTCGACATCTTGCGGTATACCAGACTTTCGTTCAAGTACTGGTCTGTACGCTCAGCTGCAGGATGAGGGGAAATATGAGTTGGATGATCCACAGCAAATGTTTGACATCAGGTACTTTAGAGAGAAACCCGAAGTTTTCTA CTCCTTCGCCAAGCAAATTTATCCCAGTAACTTTGTCCCCAGCCCTTGTCATAGATGGATCAAGATGTTAGAAGATCGAGGTGTT CTTTTAAGGAATTACACACAAAACATAGATACTTTAGAAAGCTTGGCAGGCGTGGAGAGAGTTTTGCAGTGCCATGGTTCTTTCAAGACTGCATCTTGCCTC CGCTGTAAACAACAAGTGCCAGGTCGGACTATAGAACCGTACATAATGTCTCAAGAGATTCCATATTGCGGTTCTTGCAGTGAAAAATGCGCTGCTGAGCGGGAGGCAAGAAAAGCCTATAGAGAGAAATTGAAAAAGTTGAAAGCgaaaacaaaaagaagCGGCAAAGCGAATGAATGGgacgatgacgatgagaaagatgatgatgagagtGGGGATCAATGGGGTGGAGGCGAACCCGGTATCATCAAG CCTGATATAACCTTTTTCGGCCAGGCCCTCGATTCAGAGTTTGATGAATGTCTATTCAAAGATCGCGAAGAGGTGGATCTGCTTGTTGTTATAGGTACCAGTTTGAAGGTGGCGCCTGTGAGCGAAGTACTCG CACACATACCGCATTCTGTACCACAAATATTCATCAATCTAACTCCCGTCTACCATGTACACCCAGAC ATATCTCTCTTGGGGGATGCCGATAGCATAGTGACCTACCTTTCGGATAGGCTGGGCTGGCCAATCCCTCCTCCTACAGTACTTCCGACACCACCAACTGTTGTTGGTGAGGTTAAGAGTGAGGGGACAGCTTTTGGAGGCCAAAAGGATGAAATCAAACTTGAGCGAGCTACTCATGTTGTGTTACCCCCTGACGAAGCGCAGTGGCTCACCATCGATGAAGA ACGCCACTTTCACCTTCTCCGACGAAAGGGCGATCCCGCCATCCAGGCTGAGACTAGGGTCGCTGCTCCTGCTCCAGTCGTACCATTCTCTCCGGAGCCCGAACAGTCTTCTCAAACTCAACTTCAATCCATTGGAAACACGGCAGAACAGCCATTGTCTCCATCTCTGGTACCTATGCAAGTAGGCGAGGCTGAGGAAGGTTACATCTCtgacgaagaagatgaagaggacgaTCCGCCTAGAAAGCGAGCAAAGGTGGTGGATAGTCTGCTTGGAAACGGGAGTTCTTGA